A region of the Burkholderia savannae genome:
CCGCTGGCTGAGCGCGACGCTCGATTCCGCGCAGCCCGAGCGCAAGCCGCTGCCGCGCGCCGATCTGCGCTTGCAGAAGATTCCGGTCGGCCCCGTCGCCGTGTTCGGCGCGAGCAATTTTCCGCTCGCGTTCTCGGTAGCGGGCGGCGACACCGCGTCGGCGTTCGCGGCCGGCTGCCCGGTCGTCGCGAAGGCGCATCCCGCGCATCTGGGCACGTCGGAGCTCGTCGGGCGCGCGATCCGGCAGGCGGTCGCCGATTGCGGTCTGCACGAAGGCGTGTTCTCGCTCGTCGTCGGCGCGGGCAACGCGATCGGCGAGGCGCTCGTCGCGCATCCGGCGATCAAGGCGGTCGGCTTCACCGGCTCGCGCGGAGGCGGCATCGCGCTGATGGGCGTCGCCGCCCGGCGGCGCGAGCCGATTCCGGTCTTCGCGGAAATGAGCAGCGTCAATCCGTTCTTCGTGCTGCCCGGCGCGTTGCGCGCGCGCGGCGCGACGATCGCGCAAGGCTTCGTCGAATCGCTGACGCTCGGCGTCGGACAGTTCTGCACGAATCCCGGACTCGTCGTCGCGCTCGACGGGCCGGACCTGAAGGCGTTCGTCGACGCGGCCGCGCAGGCGCTCGCGCAAAAGGGCGCGCAGACGATGCTGACCTCGGGCATCGCGTCGTCGTACGAGAGCGCGGTCGCCGCGCGCCGTGCGGCGACGGGCGTGAGCGAAGTCGCGCAGGGCGTGCGCAGCGACGCGCGCAACGCCGCGCTGCCCGCGCTGTTCACGACGACGCAAACGCAGTTCGCCCAGGACCCGCGGCTCGAAGCCGAGATCTTCGGGCCGACGTCGCTTGTCGTCGTGTGTCGCGACGTCGGCGAGATGATCGCGCTCGCCGAGCACATCGAAGGGCAGTTGAGCGCGACGCTGCATCTCGAAGACGACGATGTCGAGCTGGCGC
Encoded here:
- a CDS encoding aldehyde dehydrogenase (NADP(+)), which produces MQITGEMLIGATAVRGTEGTMRAFDPTHDVELEPAFGAGGAAEVDRACRLASAAFDSFRQAPLETRARFLETVAERIVGLGDQLIERAHAESALPVARLEGERARTVGQLRFFASVVREGRWLSATLDSAQPERKPLPRADLRLQKIPVGPVAVFGASNFPLAFSVAGGDTASAFAAGCPVVAKAHPAHLGTSELVGRAIRQAVADCGLHEGVFSLVVGAGNAIGEALVAHPAIKAVGFTGSRGGGIALMGVAARRREPIPVFAEMSSVNPFFVLPGALRARGATIAQGFVESLTLGVGQFCTNPGLVVALDGPDLKAFVDAAAQALAQKGAQTMLTSGIASSYESAVAARRAATGVSEVAQGVRSDARNAALPALFTTTQTQFAQDPRLEAEIFGPTSLVVVCRDVGEMIALAEHIEGQLSATLHLEDDDVELARKLLPTLERRAGRIVANGYPTGVEVAHAMVHGGPFPATSDSRSTSVGALAIERFLRPVCYQDLPAALLPAALADANPLGLWRLRDGQLGRE